The Chloroflexota bacterium genome window below encodes:
- a CDS encoding iron ABC transporter permease has product MVTIARISHSVGAAGWALISGRRRSLLGAPPLSALIPALLVAAAMALPVVYLIVRGASASDQAWDLLFRVRTLETLWRTLLLIGCVTALSAAIAVPFAWLTTRTDLPFRRAWTVLAALPLVIPSFVGAFLYISALGPKGLLQSGLEVLFGVERLPDLYGLVGATAVLTLLSYPYLFLTVRGSVANLDPATEEASRGLGHGAWSTFYRVTLPQLRPSIAAGSLLVALYTLSEFGAVALLRYDTFTFIIYQQYEGSIDRSIAALLSFVLVLMAVVILLAENYTRGRGRYYRSGGGSARMPAVIKLGRWKWVAMLAMGAVLLLALVLPVGVLTYWLLRGLNAGEPLLLLWDATKNSLLVSAAASIVTAAMAIAMAVLLVRFPTRLNRVLEPISFTGYALPGVVVALALVFFGARYVRPLYQTHYLLIFAYAVLFFPVALGSVRSALLQISPRLEDAARCLGYNPLRVMMRVTLPLMRSGVLMGAALVFLLTMKELPATLILGPLDFRTLATSVWGATQEAFFAQAAAPALMIILTSSIPLTLLALREKRTLA; this is encoded by the coding sequence ATGGTAACGATAGCGCGAATTTCGCATAGCGTTGGCGCCGCCGGCTGGGCACTTATCTCCGGCCGGCGGCGCTCGCTGCTGGGCGCGCCGCCATTGTCCGCGCTTATTCCTGCGTTGCTTGTCGCCGCGGCGATGGCACTGCCCGTCGTTTATCTAATAGTGCGCGGCGCAAGCGCGAGCGATCAGGCATGGGACTTGCTGTTCCGCGTGCGCACTCTGGAGACGCTCTGGCGCACGCTGCTGTTAATCGGCTGTGTAACCGCGCTGTCCGCCGCTATCGCCGTGCCGTTCGCGTGGCTGACGACGCGCACCGACCTGCCGTTCCGCAGAGCGTGGACGGTGCTTGCGGCGCTGCCTCTGGTCATTCCTAGCTTCGTAGGCGCGTTCTTGTACATCTCCGCGCTGGGTCCGAAGGGGCTATTGCAATCGGGATTAGAAGTGCTGTTCGGCGTGGAACGGTTGCCGGACCTGTACGGTTTGGTGGGTGCGACAGCCGTGCTGACGCTGCTAAGCTACCCATACCTGTTCCTTACAGTACGCGGCTCTGTCGCCAATCTTGACCCTGCAACTGAAGAGGCGTCGCGCGGTCTGGGACACGGCGCGTGGAGCACGTTCTACCGCGTTACGCTGCCGCAGTTGCGCCCGTCCATTGCCGCGGGTTCGCTGCTGGTCGCGCTGTACACGCTCAGTGAGTTCGGCGCGGTGGCGCTGCTGCGCTACGACACCTTCACATTCATCATCTACCAGCAGTACGAAGGCTCGATAGACCGCTCCATCGCGGCGCTGCTGTCGTTCGTGCTCGTGCTGATGGCGGTCGTGATACTGCTTGCGGAGAACTATACGAGGGGTCGTGGGCGATACTACCGCTCCGGCGGCGGGTCTGCGCGCATGCCCGCCGTGATAAAGCTCGGGCGATGGAAGTGGGTGGCGATGCTTGCGATGGGCGCGGTTTTGCTGCTTGCGCTCGTGCTGCCCGTCGGCGTTTTGACATACTGGTTGCTGCGCGGCTTGAACGCCGGCGAGCCGCTGCTGCTCTTGTGGGACGCGACAAAGAACTCGCTGCTGGTGTCCGCCGCCGCCTCAATCGTAACCGCAGCGATGGCGATAGCGATGGCGGTGCTGCTGGTGCGCTTCCCGACACGGCTCAACCGCGTGCTAGAGCCTATCAGCTTCACCGGTTACGCGCTGCCGGGCGTGGTGGTCGCGCTCGCGCTGGTATTCTTCGGCGCGCGCTATGTCCGCCCGTTGTATCAGACGCACTATCTTCTGATCTTCGCCTACGCCGTGCTGTTCTTCCCGGTCGCGCTCGGCTCAGTGCGTTCAGCGCTGCTACAAATCAGCCCACGCTTAGAAGATGCGGCGCGCTGTCTTGGATACAACCCGCTGCGAGTGATGATGCGCGTTACGCTGCCGCTAATGCGCTCTGGTGTGCTGATGGGCGCGGCGCTGGTATTCCTGCTTACGATGAAGGAACTGCCTGCCACTCTGATACTGGGGCCGTTGGACTTCAGGACACTCGCCACATCAGTCTGGGGCGCGACTCAGGAAGCGTTCTTCGCGCAGGCAGCCGCGCCCGCGCTGATGATAATCTTGACATCTTCCATACCGCTGACACTGCTCGCGCTGCGAGAGAAGAGGACGTTAGCGTGA